In Nonomuraea sp. NBC_00507, the following are encoded in one genomic region:
- the katG gene encoding catalase/peroxidase HPI codes for MAENPDAIVTDAKTEGEGGCPVAHTRAPHPTQGGGNRQWWPERLNLKILAKNPAVANPLGEEFDYAEAFKSLDLAAVKQDILEVLTTSQDWWPADFGHYGPFMIRMAWHSAGTYRISDGRGGAGAGQQRFAPLNSWPDNGNLDKARRLLWPVKKKYGQKISWADLMILTGNVALESMGFKTFGFAGGRADVWEPDEDVYWGPETTWLGDERYTGDRELENPLGAVQMGLIYVNPEGPNGNPDPIAAARDIRETFHRMAMNDEETAALIVGGHTFGKTHGAGPAEHVGPDPEAAPIEAQGLGWSNTFGTGKGADAITSGLEGIWTNTPITWDNSFLEILYGYEWELFKSPAGAYQWRPKDGAGAGTVPDAHDPSKRVAPTMLTTDLSLRFDPIYEQITRRWLEHPDELADAFARAWFKLTHRDMGPIVRYLGPEVPAEALLWQDPLPAVTHELIDAEDVAALKGQILASGLPVSQLVSTAWASASSFRGSDKRGGANGARIRLQPQSGWEVNDPDRLATVLGTLEGIQKAFNGAQTGGKQVSLADVIVLAGCAAVEKAAKDAGFDVQVPFTPGRVDASQEQTDVESFAPLEPAADGFRNYLGKGNRLPAEYLLLDRANLLTLSAPEMTVLIGGLRVLGANHQQSPLGAFTTTPGSLTNDFFVNLLDLGTTWKAVSEDANTFEGRDSATGEVKWTGTRADLVFGSNSELRALAEVYASDDAKEKFVNDFVAAWDKLMNLDRFDLR; via the coding sequence ATGGCTGAGAACCCTGATGCAATCGTCACAGACGCGAAGACTGAGGGCGAAGGCGGCTGCCCGGTCGCGCACACGCGCGCCCCGCACCCGACTCAGGGTGGCGGAAACCGCCAGTGGTGGCCGGAACGGCTCAACCTGAAGATCCTCGCCAAGAACCCCGCCGTGGCCAACCCCCTCGGCGAGGAGTTCGACTACGCCGAGGCGTTCAAGAGCCTCGACCTCGCCGCCGTCAAGCAGGACATCCTGGAGGTGCTGACGACCTCGCAGGACTGGTGGCCGGCCGACTTCGGCCACTACGGCCCGTTCATGATCCGGATGGCGTGGCACAGCGCCGGCACCTACCGGATCAGCGACGGCCGCGGCGGCGCCGGGGCCGGCCAGCAGCGCTTCGCGCCCCTCAACAGCTGGCCGGACAACGGCAACCTCGACAAGGCCCGCCGCCTGCTGTGGCCGGTCAAGAAGAAGTACGGCCAGAAGATCTCCTGGGCCGACCTCATGATCCTCACCGGCAACGTCGCCCTGGAGTCGATGGGCTTCAAGACCTTCGGTTTCGCCGGCGGCCGCGCGGACGTCTGGGAGCCCGACGAGGACGTCTACTGGGGTCCCGAGACCACCTGGCTCGGCGACGAGCGCTACACCGGCGACCGTGAGCTGGAAAACCCGCTCGGCGCCGTTCAGATGGGCCTCATCTACGTCAACCCGGAGGGCCCCAACGGCAACCCGGACCCGATCGCCGCGGCCCGCGACATCCGCGAGACGTTCCACCGGATGGCGATGAACGACGAGGAGACGGCCGCCCTCATCGTGGGCGGTCACACCTTCGGCAAGACCCACGGCGCAGGCCCGGCCGAGCACGTCGGCCCCGACCCCGAGGCCGCCCCGATCGAGGCGCAGGGTCTCGGCTGGAGCAACACGTTCGGCACCGGCAAGGGCGCCGACGCGATCACCAGCGGTCTCGAGGGCATCTGGACGAACACCCCGATCACGTGGGACAACAGCTTCCTCGAGATCCTCTACGGCTATGAGTGGGAGCTGTTCAAGAGCCCCGCGGGCGCCTACCAGTGGCGGCCGAAGGACGGCGCCGGGGCGGGCACCGTCCCCGACGCTCACGACCCGTCGAAGCGCGTGGCCCCGACGATGCTGACGACCGACCTCTCGCTCCGGTTCGACCCGATCTACGAGCAGATCACGCGGCGGTGGCTGGAGCACCCCGACGAGCTGGCGGACGCCTTCGCCCGCGCGTGGTTCAAGCTGACCCACCGCGACATGGGCCCGATCGTGCGCTACCTCGGCCCGGAGGTCCCGGCCGAGGCGCTGCTGTGGCAGGACCCCCTCCCCGCGGTGACGCACGAGCTCATCGACGCTGAGGACGTCGCCGCCCTCAAGGGGCAGATCCTCGCCTCGGGCCTGCCGGTGTCCCAGCTCGTGTCGACGGCGTGGGCGTCGGCCTCGTCCTTCCGCGGCAGCGACAAGCGGGGCGGCGCCAACGGCGCGCGCATCCGCCTCCAGCCGCAGAGCGGGTGGGAGGTCAACGACCCCGACCGGCTGGCGACGGTGCTGGGCACCCTGGAGGGCATCCAGAAGGCCTTCAACGGCGCCCAGACCGGCGGCAAGCAGGTCTCGCTCGCCGACGTGATCGTGCTCGCCGGCTGCGCGGCCGTCGAGAAGGCCGCCAAGGACGCCGGCTTCGACGTCCAGGTGCCCTTCACGCCGGGTCGCGTGGACGCCTCGCAGGAGCAGACCGACGTGGAGTCGTTCGCCCCGCTCGAGCCGGCCGCCGACGGGTTCCGCAACTACCTCGGCAAGGGCAACCGGCTGCCGGCCGAATACCTGCTGCTCGACCGGGCGAACCTGCTGACCCTGAGCGCCCCCGAGATGACGGTCCTCATCGGTGGCCTGCGCGTCCTGGGCGCGAACCACCAGCAGTCGCCGCTCGGCGCCTTCACCACGACCCCCGGGTCGCTGACCAACGACTTCTTCGTCAACCTGCTCGACCTGGGCACGACGTGGAAGGCGGTGTCGGAGGACGCGAACACCTTCGAGGGTCGCGACAGCGCCACGGGCGAGGTCAAGTGGACCGGCACCCGCGCCGACCTCGTCTTCGGGTCGAACTCCGAGCTGCGCGCGCTCGCCGAGGTCTACGCGAGCGACGACGCGAAGGAGAAGTTCGTGAACGACTTCGTCGCGGCGTGGGACAAGTTGATGAACCTCGACCGGTTCGACCTTCGCTGA
- a CDS encoding sulfotransferase family protein — MTGDVDMLKVIGAGLPRTGTTSTKAALERLGFDPCYHMAEVMTHPDHVDRWLSVAAGEVKTREDWSRVFAGYQATQDWPASHYWRELADAFPEAKIVLTVRDPHKWYPSVRMLLSGENRPDLSAELPADLPEAVRQIFASMERMRPAMDQIGQAYFGSDWHFGGDMVDEDAAVAVFERHVAAVKEGVPEQRLLVFDVREGWEPLCAFLGVDVPAGEPFPHLNDAESMRQAFERMQEGDMSAFPFGEPGH, encoded by the coding sequence ATGACAGGGGACGTCGACATGCTCAAGGTCATCGGCGCGGGTCTTCCGCGCACCGGCACCACCTCGACGAAGGCCGCGCTGGAACGGCTGGGGTTCGACCCCTGCTACCACATGGCCGAGGTGATGACCCACCCCGACCACGTCGACCGGTGGCTGTCGGTGGCCGCCGGCGAGGTGAAGACGCGCGAAGACTGGAGCCGGGTGTTCGCGGGCTACCAGGCGACCCAGGACTGGCCCGCCAGCCACTACTGGCGGGAACTGGCCGACGCCTTCCCCGAGGCGAAGATCGTGCTCACCGTACGCGACCCGCACAAGTGGTATCCGAGCGTGCGGATGCTCCTGTCCGGTGAGAACCGCCCGGACCTGTCGGCGGAACTGCCCGCGGACCTGCCCGAGGCCGTCCGCCAGATCTTCGCCTCCATGGAGCGGATGCGGCCGGCGATGGACCAGATCGGCCAGGCCTACTTCGGCTCCGACTGGCACTTCGGGGGAGACATGGTGGACGAGGACGCGGCCGTGGCGGTGTTCGAGCGGCACGTGGCGGCGGTGAAGGAAGGCGTTCCCGAGCAGCGCCTGCTGGTGTTCGACGTGCGGGAGGGGTGGGAGCCGCTGTGCGCCTTCCTCGGCGTGGACGTTCCCGCCGGGGAGCCGTTCCCGCATCTGAACGACGCCGAGTCGATGCGGCAGGCGTTCGAGCGGATGCAGGAGGGCGATATGTCGGCGTTCCCGTTCGGCGAGCCCGGCCACTGA
- a CDS encoding extracellular solute-binding protein: protein MTDLLRDARVSRGQFFRMMGGLAVAAAATACSTKPETTATTGGGAAATELKFIGVADQKSAMDELLAAYQKVKPAVRVTASYAPTDQVQTSVRTQLGAGNAPDLHVVYPGNGSAMSMTQIAEAGLLADLSAQPWTQTIPAGFKPAFQLGGKTYIFSAGSSVIGAIYNKKVFEQAGVDAPPTTWTEFLAVCDKLKKSGVAPIALGAQTPWVTQLITYALVPSTVYAKDPTFDDKQLAGQTTFAESGWRQAMEMYLELQKRGFFNDKPNGTTFEQQISMVATGKAGMAIQVSAVLPDFRKAAAAPDDLSMFPVPGADDAASVWIPAGVVVGLGAAAKGKNVEEAKAFIDFLGKQENINAWAKAISAIPLTQDASSTIDPAVESFLPFTKDRAVPFMDQRWPNAEVQPVHFAVVQELLAGKSTIDEALTKMDEAYRK, encoded by the coding sequence ATGACCGACCTGCTGCGCGACGCCCGCGTGAGCCGCGGCCAGTTCTTCCGCATGATGGGCGGCCTGGCGGTCGCGGCGGCCGCCACCGCGTGCTCCACCAAGCCGGAGACCACCGCCACGACCGGCGGCGGGGCCGCGGCGACGGAACTGAAGTTCATCGGCGTGGCCGATCAGAAGTCCGCCATGGACGAGCTGCTGGCCGCCTACCAGAAGGTCAAGCCCGCGGTGCGGGTCACCGCCTCCTACGCCCCCACCGACCAGGTGCAGACCTCGGTGCGCACCCAGCTCGGCGCGGGCAACGCGCCCGATCTGCACGTGGTCTACCCGGGCAACGGCAGCGCGATGTCGATGACCCAGATCGCCGAGGCCGGGCTGCTGGCGGACCTGTCGGCCCAGCCGTGGACCCAGACGATCCCCGCAGGGTTCAAACCGGCCTTCCAGCTCGGCGGCAAGACCTACATCTTCTCCGCCGGGTCGTCGGTGATCGGCGCGATCTACAACAAGAAGGTCTTCGAGCAGGCGGGCGTGGACGCCCCGCCGACGACGTGGACCGAGTTCCTGGCGGTCTGCGACAAGCTGAAGAAGTCGGGCGTCGCGCCGATCGCGCTCGGCGCGCAGACGCCGTGGGTCACCCAGCTCATCACGTACGCGCTGGTGCCCTCGACGGTCTACGCCAAGGACCCCACGTTCGACGACAAGCAGCTCGCGGGGCAGACCACCTTCGCCGAGTCGGGCTGGCGCCAGGCCATGGAGATGTACCTGGAATTGCAGAAGCGCGGCTTCTTCAACGACAAGCCGAACGGCACCACGTTCGAACAGCAGATCTCCATGGTGGCCACCGGCAAGGCGGGCATGGCCATCCAGGTCTCGGCGGTGCTGCCCGACTTCCGCAAGGCCGCCGCCGCGCCCGATGACCTGTCGATGTTCCCGGTGCCGGGGGCCGACGACGCCGCCTCGGTGTGGATCCCGGCCGGCGTCGTCGTCGGGCTCGGCGCCGCAGCCAAGGGCAAGAACGTCGAGGAGGCGAAGGCGTTCATCGACTTCCTCGGCAAGCAGGAGAACATCAACGCCTGGGCCAAGGCCATCTCCGCGATCCCGCTCACCCAGGACGCCTCGTCCACGATCGATCCGGCCGTGGAGTCGTTCCTGCCGTTCACCAAGGACAGGGCGGTGCCGTTCATGGATCAGCGCTGGCCCAACGCCGAGGTGCAGCCGGTGCACTTCGCGGTCGTCCAGGAGCTGCTCGCGGGCAAGTCCACGATCGACGAGGCGCTGACGAAGATGGACGAGGCCTACCGGAAGTGA
- a CDS encoding SpoIIE family protein phosphatase, with translation MGDDQHAPGPRFTGAGRIWEERQRLLSEVGDDLWGIELLRFAIQQAVADLAGLGGMVHLGRPGLGGGLRLVVTSGLPPAFAQEWERIDGSGPLAPARAFRDSAFVWAPLANLVPGMREPDATAGESRAWPAGTAMAAVPLLGPGRPVGTLSVVTLSSQEPSAGQRAFLDMLGRWAGERLSKPSGPPPASSLPGSQEQPPGSHLPQELPAVGSWDWDIRTGDVVWNDATLTAFGIAPDTFDSRIETWLGAVHPDDLPWVLADIDEAIRLGRMYSTEYRVCRPDGTTGWVRVRGRLVVDENGEPARMAGTLWDVTRTHEALGTVTGPQAHNAERAATERASRISQLTRALAEAVTVQDVVDATADHILPSFGAAGLMLAFREGDHLRPVGFTGYSAEFIERISRIPAGSGLPIAEVLRQRSPQFITSVEEYIERYPKTAGLPAEGGKKAWAFLPLIASGRPVGSCVVSFAEPRLFTGEERNLLTALSGLVAQAMERARLYDREHTRAKELQRGLLPRELPPLPAVTAAARYLPAGTEMEVGGDWYDVIPLSADRVAIVIGDVMGHGVSEAVTMGRLRTAVRTLADLELPPDDLLTHLNDLVSDLGDDFYATCLYLVYDPTTRGCVLTRAGHPPPAVVHPDGSVHFPDADPNSPLGAATPPFDTVELDLPDGSLLVLYTDGLVESSTLDIDQGMAHLAKALTSAVREALPGTACPHRDHAAAPAVTGLRCAACLEALCDRLTTTLLPTDGTNDDAALLIARTHALPGDDMASWPLPEHPKAARQAREHVRAQLSAWNLDALSTTTELLASELVGNVVRHAKGPIQLRLLRSDVLTCEVSDGSLTTPRIRRAAETDEGGRGLQLVSAISHRWGTRYTATGKCIWTEQPLKATAPALLTEHSDLDLYDPLDD, from the coding sequence ATGGGCGACGACCAGCATGCGCCCGGTCCGCGGTTCACGGGGGCGGGCCGGATCTGGGAGGAGCGGCAACGGCTGCTGTCCGAGGTGGGTGACGATCTATGGGGGATCGAGCTCCTGCGGTTCGCGATCCAGCAGGCGGTGGCCGATCTTGCCGGACTGGGCGGCATGGTGCACCTGGGCCGTCCCGGCCTCGGCGGCGGGCTGCGCCTGGTGGTGACCAGCGGCCTGCCTCCGGCCTTCGCCCAGGAATGGGAGCGCATTGACGGAAGCGGCCCGCTCGCCCCGGCACGCGCGTTCCGGGACAGTGCGTTCGTCTGGGCGCCCTTGGCGAACCTCGTCCCTGGCATGCGCGAACCTGACGCGACGGCGGGCGAGTCCCGGGCGTGGCCGGCCGGTACGGCGATGGCGGCGGTCCCGCTGCTCGGCCCGGGCCGGCCGGTCGGCACGTTGTCGGTCGTGACGCTCTCCTCGCAGGAGCCGTCGGCCGGGCAACGAGCCTTTCTCGACATGCTGGGCCGATGGGCCGGCGAACGCCTGAGCAAGCCCTCCGGACCTCCGCCTGCTTCGAGCCTCCCGGGGAGCCAGGAACAGCCCCCTGGCTCGCATCTCCCGCAGGAGCTGCCGGCGGTCGGCAGCTGGGACTGGGACATCCGGACCGGTGACGTCGTCTGGAACGACGCGACGCTCACCGCGTTCGGCATCGCTCCGGACACCTTCGACAGCCGGATCGAGACCTGGTTGGGCGCCGTCCACCCCGACGATCTGCCGTGGGTGCTGGCCGACATCGACGAGGCGATCCGCCTGGGACGGATGTACAGCACCGAATATCGGGTGTGCCGCCCGGACGGGACGACCGGCTGGGTACGGGTCCGCGGCCGATTGGTCGTCGATGAGAACGGTGAACCGGCACGCATGGCCGGCACCCTGTGGGACGTCACCCGGACACACGAGGCACTGGGGACGGTCACCGGTCCGCAGGCGCACAACGCCGAGCGCGCGGCCACCGAGCGGGCCTCCCGCATCAGCCAGTTGACCAGGGCGCTGGCCGAGGCGGTCACGGTGCAGGACGTGGTGGACGCCACCGCCGATCACATCCTGCCGTCGTTCGGCGCCGCCGGACTGATGCTCGCCTTCCGGGAGGGCGACCACCTGCGGCCGGTCGGGTTCACCGGGTACTCCGCGGAGTTCATCGAGCGGATCTCCCGGATACCGGCCGGCTCGGGACTCCCGATCGCGGAGGTTCTGCGTCAGCGTAGCCCGCAGTTCATCACCTCGGTCGAGGAGTACATCGAGCGCTACCCGAAGACGGCCGGCCTGCCCGCGGAGGGAGGCAAGAAGGCGTGGGCCTTCCTGCCGCTGATCGCCTCGGGACGCCCGGTGGGCAGCTGTGTCGTCTCCTTCGCCGAGCCGCGCCTGTTCACCGGCGAGGAGCGCAACCTGCTCACCGCGCTCAGCGGGCTGGTCGCCCAGGCCATGGAACGGGCCCGCCTGTACGACAGGGAGCACACGCGCGCCAAGGAACTGCAGCGCGGCCTGCTCCCGCGCGAGCTGCCGCCGCTGCCCGCGGTCACCGCCGCGGCCCGCTACCTACCCGCCGGCACGGAAATGGAGGTGGGCGGCGACTGGTACGACGTCATCCCGCTGTCGGCGGACCGGGTCGCCATCGTCATCGGCGACGTCATGGGGCACGGCGTGTCGGAGGCGGTCACCATGGGCCGCCTGCGCACCGCCGTCCGTACCCTCGCCGACCTCGAACTGCCTCCCGACGACCTGCTCACCCACCTCAACGACCTGGTCAGCGACCTTGGCGACGACTTCTACGCCACCTGCCTGTACCTGGTCTACGACCCCACCACCCGCGGCTGCGTCCTCACCCGCGCCGGCCACCCCCCGCCCGCCGTCGTCCACCCGGACGGCAGCGTGCACTTCCCCGACGCCGACCCGAACTCGCCCCTCGGCGCCGCCACCCCGCCCTTCGACACCGTGGAGCTGGACCTGCCCGACGGCAGTCTGCTGGTGCTGTACACCGACGGCCTGGTCGAATCCTCCACTCTCGACATCGACCAGGGCATGGCTCATCTCGCCAAGGCCCTCACCAGCGCCGTCCGCGAGGCGCTGCCCGGGACGGCGTGCCCGCACCGCGATCATGCCGCCGCTCCGGCCGTGACGGGGCTTCGCTGTGCCGCATGCCTCGAAGCCCTGTGCGACAGGCTCACCACCACCCTGCTGCCCACGGACGGGACCAACGACGACGCCGCCCTGCTGATCGCGCGCACCCACGCCCTGCCGGGCGACGACATGGCCTCCTGGCCGCTGCCCGAGCACCCCAAGGCCGCGCGCCAGGCCCGCGAACACGTCCGGGCCCAGCTCAGCGCCTGGAACCTGGACGCCCTGTCGACGACCACGGAGCTGCTGGCCAGCGAGCTGGTCGGCAACGTCGTCCGGCACGCCAAGGGCCCCATCCAGCTTCGCCTGCTGCGCAGCGACGTCCTCACCTGCGAGGTCTCCGACGGCAGCCTCACCACCCCCCGCATCCGCCGCGCCGCCGAAACCGACGAGGGCGGACGGGGACTCCAGCTGGTGTCCGCCATCTCCCACCGCTGGGGCACCCGCTACACCGCCACCGGCAAATGCATCTGGACCGAACAGCCTCTGAAGGCCACCGCGCCCGCCCTGCTCACCGAGCACAGCGACCTGGACCTCTACGACCCGCTTGACGATTAG
- a CDS encoding carbohydrate ABC transporter permease, with protein MRRTFLLEIVMIAVAVAFLFPVYSLISLSLKDPAQIAQAPLALPSPPTLDNFGKAWTAAALGPSLVNSTVITVVSLIALIALGSFAAYFLARVQTRLGYGLYILFLLGIVLPFQLGMIPLYQLVTDLGLIGTHAGMILFYTGIQLPFTVFLYTGFIRALPGEYASAAQIDGASHLTAFTRVVFPLLRPITGTVLILNAVFIWNDFFTPLLYLGGSGFETVPVSVFAFVGQYVSDHGLVFAGLVLGALPIVVVFLALQRYVIKGFSSGLKG; from the coding sequence GTGAGAAGGACGTTCCTGTTGGAGATCGTCATGATCGCGGTGGCGGTGGCGTTCCTCTTCCCCGTCTACAGCCTGATCTCGTTGTCGCTGAAGGATCCCGCCCAGATCGCGCAGGCTCCGCTGGCCCTGCCCAGCCCGCCCACGCTCGACAATTTCGGCAAGGCCTGGACGGCGGCGGCGCTCGGCCCGTCCCTGGTGAACAGCACGGTGATCACCGTGGTCAGCCTCATCGCGCTGATCGCGCTCGGCTCGTTCGCCGCCTACTTCCTGGCCCGGGTGCAGACCCGGCTCGGCTACGGCCTGTACATCCTGTTCCTGCTCGGCATCGTGCTGCCCTTCCAGCTCGGCATGATCCCGCTCTACCAGCTGGTCACCGACCTCGGGCTGATCGGCACGCACGCCGGGATGATCCTCTTCTACACCGGCATCCAGCTCCCCTTCACCGTCTTCCTCTACACCGGCTTCATCCGCGCGCTGCCCGGCGAGTACGCCAGCGCCGCCCAGATCGACGGCGCCTCGCACCTGACGGCGTTCACCCGGGTGGTCTTCCCGCTGCTGCGGCCGATCACCGGCACCGTGCTGATCCTCAACGCGGTGTTCATCTGGAACGACTTCTTCACCCCGCTGCTGTACCTCGGCGGCTCCGGTTTCGAGACGGTCCCGGTCAGCGTCTTCGCCTTCGTCGGCCAGTACGTCTCCGACCACGGCCTGGTCTTCGCCGGGCTCGTGCTGGGCGCGCTGCCCATCGTGGTGGTGTTCCTGGCGCTGCAGCGCTACGTGATCAAGGGGTTCTCGAGCGGGCTGAAGGGATGA
- a CDS encoding DeoR/GlpR family DNA-binding transcription regulator: MAELIVRQGSATVTELAEGFAVSVMTVHRDLDELERQGMVRKVRGGATAQASNIWESNIAYRLQAHTAAKDAIAQVVAGMIEPGSSVMLDDSTTALAVARRLSAMAPLTVVTNFLEAIRLLAGTPDIRLIALGGEYHATHDSFLGLGCVDAAEAVSTDVVVVSTSAISDQYAFHQEQEIVLVKRAMLRSGTRRILAVDGSKLARMALHRVAPLDDFDVIVVDSDAPAEMLQRLRDRHRHVEVAQM, encoded by the coding sequence ATGGCGGAGCTGATCGTGCGGCAGGGCTCGGCGACGGTGACGGAGCTCGCGGAGGGTTTCGCCGTGAGTGTGATGACCGTCCACCGCGACCTCGACGAGCTGGAGCGCCAGGGGATGGTGCGCAAGGTCCGTGGCGGCGCCACCGCTCAGGCGTCCAACATCTGGGAGAGCAACATCGCCTACCGCCTCCAGGCGCACACCGCGGCGAAGGACGCGATCGCGCAGGTGGTGGCGGGCATGATCGAGCCGGGCAGCTCCGTCATGCTGGACGACTCCACCACGGCGCTGGCCGTGGCCAGGCGGTTGAGCGCGATGGCGCCCCTGACCGTGGTGACGAACTTCCTGGAGGCGATCAGGCTGCTCGCCGGCACTCCCGACATCCGGCTCATCGCGCTCGGCGGCGAATATCACGCCACCCACGACTCCTTCCTCGGCCTCGGCTGCGTCGACGCGGCCGAGGCGGTGAGCACCGACGTGGTCGTGGTCTCCACCTCGGCGATCTCCGACCAGTACGCCTTCCATCAGGAGCAGGAGATCGTCCTGGTCAAGCGGGCGATGCTGCGCTCGGGCACGCGCCGCATCCTGGCCGTCGACGGCTCCAAGCTGGCGCGTATGGCCCTGCACCGGGTCGCGCCCCTCGACGATTTCGACGTCATCGTGGTCGACTCCGACGCCCCCGCCGAGATGCTGCAGCGGCTGCGTGACCGGCACCGGCACGTCGAGGTGGCACAGATGTAA
- a CDS encoding carbohydrate ABC transporter permease has protein sequence MTATKPARTRPAAAGRRSRLTSPSWLFAAPALVVYALVVLYPAAGGIVYAFTDWSGIGQDMSFVGLANFGTLLGDEQAMGSIGNTLLLTVAIVIVQNGVGLLLALGVHAKLKSRALLRVIFFAPVVVSPVMVAFLWKYVYNPDPSAGLNGLLGLEVDWLGDPSVALWSIAGMVVWQYAGYSMVIFLAGLEGVPKELHEAAMIDGAGAFQRFRYVTWPLLAPAVTINLMLSTIGGLKLFDQVFAATNGGPGYATETLSTVLYKQAFVFGKFGYSTAIALVLGLFVAAVSLVQVYHLRRREVTA, from the coding sequence GTGACCGCGACCAAACCAGCCCGCACCCGCCCGGCCGCGGCCGGGCGGCGCTCCCGCCTCACCTCGCCGTCGTGGCTGTTCGCCGCGCCCGCTCTCGTCGTGTACGCGCTGGTGGTGCTCTACCCCGCGGCCGGCGGCATCGTGTACGCCTTCACCGACTGGAGCGGGATCGGCCAGGACATGTCCTTCGTCGGGCTCGCCAACTTCGGCACGCTCCTCGGCGACGAGCAGGCCATGGGCTCGATCGGCAACACGCTGCTGCTCACCGTGGCCATCGTGATCGTGCAGAACGGCGTCGGGCTGCTGCTGGCGCTCGGCGTGCACGCCAAGCTGAAGAGCCGGGCGCTGCTGCGGGTGATCTTCTTCGCCCCCGTGGTCGTCAGCCCCGTGATGGTGGCCTTCCTGTGGAAGTACGTCTACAACCCCGACCCGTCGGCCGGCCTCAACGGGCTGCTCGGCCTGGAGGTCGACTGGCTCGGCGACCCCTCGGTGGCGCTGTGGTCGATCGCGGGCATGGTGGTGTGGCAGTACGCCGGTTATTCCATGGTCATCTTCCTGGCCGGGCTGGAGGGCGTGCCCAAGGAGCTGCACGAGGCGGCGATGATCGACGGCGCCGGCGCCTTCCAGCGCTTCCGCTACGTCACCTGGCCACTGCTCGCGCCCGCCGTGACGATCAACCTGATGCTCTCCACGATCGGCGGGCTCAAGCTGTTCGACCAGGTCTTCGCGGCCACGAACGGCGGCCCCGGCTACGCCACCGAGACGCTGTCCACGGTGCTGTACAAGCAGGCGTTCGTGTTCGGCAAGTTCGGCTACAGCACCGCGATCGCGCTGGTGCTGGGACTGTTCGTGGCGGCCGTCTCGCTGGTGCAGGTCTATCACCTGCGGCGCCGGGAGGTGACCGCGTGA
- a CDS encoding Fur family transcriptional regulator, giving the protein MTAPQTPTAAEELRGAGLRVTAARVALLDTVRQGDHLDVEAIASGVRDRVGHVSLQAVYEALHALTAAGLLRRIEPQGSPARFEGRVGDNHHHAVCRSCGVVADVDCAVGEAPCLTASNDQGFVIDEAEVIYWGLCSDCSSARNLLSTDIA; this is encoded by the coding sequence ATGACCGCACCCCAGACCCCGACCGCCGCCGAGGAGTTGCGCGGGGCAGGCCTGCGGGTGACGGCCGCCCGCGTCGCGCTGCTCGACACCGTCCGGCAGGGTGACCACCTCGACGTCGAGGCGATCGCCTCCGGGGTGCGCGATCGCGTAGGCCACGTCTCCCTCCAAGCCGTGTACGAGGCCCTCCACGCACTCACCGCGGCGGGACTCCTGCGCCGCATCGAACCGCAGGGCAGCCCGGCCCGGTTCGAGGGACGCGTCGGCGACAACCACCACCACGCCGTGTGCCGGTCGTGCGGTGTCGTCGCCGACGTCGACTGCGCGGTCGGCGAGGCGCCCTGCCTGACGGCGTCCAACGACCAAGGTTTCGTGATCGACGAGGCCGAGGTCATCTACTGGGGCCTGTGCTCCGACTGTTCCAGCGCCCGCAATCTCCTGAGCACCGATATCGCATAG
- a CDS encoding TetR/AcrR family transcriptional regulator produces MLHRWAADPDSPMAVLLRTSLTSEEAAELLRRHVTAEAIDRIARRLEGPDPRLRAAPAGAIMFSRRRTTRAPDRTCGPEVRHPPPTADVRGRTGR; encoded by the coding sequence ATGCTCCATCGCTGGGCCGCCGATCCCGACAGCCCCATGGCCGTGCTCCTGCGCACCAGCCTGACCAGCGAGGAGGCCGCCGAACTGCTGCGCAGGCACGTCACCGCCGAGGCCATCGACCGGATCGCCCGGCGCCTGGAGGGGCCGGACCCGCGGCTGCGGGCGGCGCCGGCCGGGGCGATCATGTTCTCGCGCCGCCGGACAACCCGAGCGCCTGACAGGACCTGCGGACCCGAGGTCAGGCACCCGCCGCCCACCGCAGACGTACGGGGCCGAACAGGCCGGTGA